A single Thermoleophilaceae bacterium DNA region contains:
- a CDS encoding GNAT family N-acetyltransferase, whose amino-acid sequence MEQQLRARQKASQRAFYRAMAGGYPGAELLELDGIQATVVPVREWFSIFNSAFYDDPAQLELVYPRLAAAYEAAGVKAWSVWVPPDEPRAPAILGSRGHVLDSTPMLCAAEIDTLDLAPRRELDLHPAPDWELVGEVNDLAYGVLQPWSLAAVFETMDDAASHLHVARAGGQAACALIAREQGGDCYFWFVATVPGARGAGLASELMRHALREARERGCTTTTLESTAAAEKMYAQLGYTPLGRYEMWELRTP is encoded by the coding sequence ATGGAACAGCAGCTTCGTGCGCGGCAGAAGGCCAGCCAGCGCGCGTTCTACCGAGCGATGGCGGGTGGATATCCCGGCGCTGAGCTCCTCGAGCTCGACGGCATCCAAGCGACGGTGGTGCCAGTGCGCGAGTGGTTCTCGATCTTCAACAGCGCCTTCTACGACGACCCGGCGCAGCTCGAGCTTGTGTATCCCAGGCTCGCGGCGGCCTACGAAGCGGCCGGGGTGAAGGCGTGGAGCGTGTGGGTACCGCCCGACGAGCCGCGAGCACCGGCAATCTTGGGCTCGAGAGGTCACGTACTCGACTCCACGCCGATGCTCTGTGCCGCCGAGATCGACACGCTCGACCTCGCGCCGCGGCGTGAGCTCGACCTCCACCCGGCACCGGACTGGGAACTCGTCGGTGAGGTCAATGACCTCGCCTACGGCGTGTTACAGCCGTGGTCGCTGGCGGCCGTCTTCGAGACGATGGACGATGCAGCCAGCCACCTGCACGTCGCACGAGCCGGAGGCCAGGCGGCGTGCGCGCTCATCGCCCGCGAGCAGGGCGGCGACTGCTACTTCTGGTTCGTAGCCACCGTGCCGGGCGCGCGCGGTGCCGGACTCGCCAGCGAGCTGATGCGCCACGCCCTCCGCGAAGCAAGGGAGCGTGGCTGCACCACGACCACACTGGAGTCCACGGCGGCCGCCGAGAAGATGTACGCGCAGCTCGGCTACACCCCCCTCGGCCGCTATGAGATGTGGGAACTGCGCACGCCCTAG
- a CDS encoding glutathione S-transferase N-terminal domain-containing protein codes for MKLYVCYGTFGPPDRHPCAKAHRALREAGHEFEVVRTFGCYGTDRLFRGRREVKELSGSYKVPTLVLDDGSIIDGSAAIAQWARAHREPSAL; via the coding sequence ATGAAGCTCTATGTCTGTTACGGCACGTTCGGCCCGCCAGACCGCCACCCGTGCGCCAAGGCACACCGCGCGCTGAGGGAGGCCGGACATGAGTTCGAGGTCGTCAGGACCTTCGGCTGCTACGGCACCGATCGCCTGTTCAGGGGCCGCCGCGAGGTCAAGGAGCTGTCCGGCAGTTACAAGGTGCCGACACTCGTCCTCGACGACGGCTCGATCATCGACGGCTCCGCGGCCATCGCCCAGTGGGCGCGGGCTCATCGGGAACCTTCCGCGCTCTAG
- a CDS encoding TetR/AcrR family transcriptional regulator — protein MKAAVAGAKPARAQKNAARTAALLAAAAETFAERGFQAATMEQIADRVGLTKGALYYRYRTKEDLFLALLDERCARYTAELERTPVAGWGAFAEQFLAVVRDGTWPRLYFEFVSYAARHPQARRRMVKRLRALRAALQRVIEAQAAQAGVEPAVPAAQIALALTAVANGLALERLADPRSVPDRAFFELPALILANGAGGRTAA, from the coding sequence ATGAAAGCTGCAGTTGCAGGCGCGAAGCCCGCGCGAGCTCAAAAGAACGCCGCCAGGACCGCGGCGCTGCTGGCTGCGGCAGCCGAGACGTTCGCGGAGCGCGGCTTCCAGGCGGCGACGATGGAGCAGATCGCTGATCGCGTGGGCCTGACGAAGGGCGCCCTGTACTACCGCTACAGGACCAAGGAAGACTTGTTCCTGGCGCTTCTCGACGAGCGCTGCGCGCGCTACACCGCCGAGCTCGAGCGTACGCCGGTGGCCGGTTGGGGTGCCTTTGCCGAGCAGTTCCTCGCCGTCGTCCGCGACGGCACGTGGCCGCGCCTCTACTTCGAGTTCGTCTCGTACGCGGCGCGGCACCCGCAGGCGCGCCGCCGTATGGTCAAGCGACTGCGTGCGCTGCGCGCGGCGCTCCAGCGCGTGATCGAGGCACAGGCCGCGCAGGCCGGTGTCGAGCCTGCCGTCCCGGCGGCCCAGATCGCCCTCGCCCTCACCGCGGTCGCCAACGGCCTGGCGCTCGAACGCCTCGCCGACCCTCGCAGCGTTCCGGACCGCGCATTCTTCGAGCTCCCCGCCCTCATCCTCGCCAACGGCGCGGGAGGAAGGACAGCCGCATGA